The DNA region TCATGTCTCTCTCAAGAAGAGGTGAAACTGGTAATGATTGGGATGAGAACAACAAGAATGATCAGAAGCAGCACAATGATACCAACGCACATGCATTTCCTACTGCTTCTCTGATGATTCTTCGCCGTCTTGAGCTCATTAGCCCCATCTTTAACATAATGGCTAGCGTTCATCACGTGATGCTCGATCTCATCCATCTGTTCACCCTGCGCTTCCACCATCACAGCCATATCAAGAAACACCTGGTGAAGCTCCAACAAACTCTTCTCTATCTCCTTCGCCGCGTCGTACCTGTCCTGAATCTCAACAACAGTCTCCAACACCTTCCCTCTCCCATGCTCCTGAATGGCTCTTGTCAGAAACTCTTCCCTCCATCGGTGATGATCTTCTCAATCATCTCCTCGTCTGGTCTCTCACCGGTTACAGTGAAGTACCTCCTCTCAACGGTCTCTTTGTACTCACTCATCATCCTCTGCCTCAGCCCCTGAAACTCCATCATCACTTCCTTCAGCTTCTTCCTCAAACCGTTGGTCACAGCCACTCTGCTCCTGTAAACCGGAGTTCC from Raphanus sativus cultivar WK10039 chromosome 8, ASM80110v3, whole genome shotgun sequence includes:
- the LOC108822657 gene encoding LOW QUALITY PROTEIN: syntaxin-related protein KNOLLE (The sequence of the model RefSeq protein was modified relative to this genomic sequence to represent the inferred CDS: inserted 1 base in 1 codon) — its product is MNDLMTKSFTSYVDLKKAAMKDLESGPDPDLVEMSNRTDENNLSSFLEEAEKVKAEMALIDATLARISQYNDESKSAHRSESVKSLRNKISNEIVSGLRKAKSIKATLEEMDRANREIKRLSGTPVYRSRVAVTNGLRKKLKEVMMEFQGLRQRMMSEYKETVERRYFTVTGERPDEEMIEKIITDGXEEFLTRAIQEHGRGKVLETVVEIQDRYDAAKEIEKSLLELHQVFLDMAVMVEAQGEQMDEIEHHVMNASHYVKDGANELKTAKNHQRSSRKCMCVGIIVLLLIILVVLIPIITSFTSS